From Magnolia sinica isolate HGM2019 chromosome 13, MsV1, whole genome shotgun sequence, one genomic window encodes:
- the LOC131222579 gene encoding leucine-rich repeat receptor-like tyrosine-protein kinase PXC3, protein MVILQTPLQKGLQYFLQMKRLLCWKFMALFSWFSHLLVVFLLRNQLAAAHHDDNSTMLALQKELVGFSWDANNLDYCSWAGVRCNSNRSVERLELSRCDLRGNISLISNLKDLKWVDLSYNNFHGPIPSAFGNLTMLEFLDLSWNKFESSIPSQLGSLRNLQSLNLSNNLLSSNIPDELHGLESLQDLQMSGNKLNGSIPFWVGNLTTLRVFAAYENFLSGRIPENLGSVSELQMLNLHSNQLEGPIPDSIFDSGELEVLVLTQNELNGSLPESVGKCRGLSNLRIGNNKLVGSIPVAIGNLSSLMYFEANSNLLSGEIIAELVQCYNLILLNLASNRLTGTVPPELGELMNLQELIVSGNSLVGDIPKSLFKCKNLSKIDLSDNRFNGSIPKDICNTSRLQFLNLGQNLIRGRIPKEIGNCIRLLELQMGGNHLTGNIPPEIGLIKNLQVALNLSFNHLHGLIPHELGKLDKLVSLDVSNNRLTGTIPSELKGMISLIDVDFSNNLLRGQIPTFGPFQKSPNSSFSGNKGLCGDPLSSSCESSSRSNRGADHHNVSYKIILAVVGSVLMVFAVVAIVIVLFMMREKREMVTKDPGVVVDGAVSPPSIVASNVFVENLKQAIDFESAVKATLNDSNKLCVGTFSTVYKAVMPSGLILSVKRLKSMDRTIIHHQNKMIRELERLGNLCHGNLMRLIGFVICEDVVLLLHSYFPNGTLAQLLHDRGQAESEPDWPRRLSIAIGVAEGLAFLHHVAVIHLDISSGNVILDADFNPLVGEIEISKLLDPSRGTASISAVAGSFGYIPPEYAYTMQVTVPGNVYSFGVVLLEILTSRLPIEEAFGEGMDLVKWVHTAPSREETPEQILDSRLSTVSFTWRKQMLAVLKVALLCTDTLPAKRPKMKKVVEMLIEVNEA, encoded by the exons ATGGTGATCTTGCAGACTCCATTACAAAAGGGCTTGCAGTATTTCCTTCAAATGAAAAGATTACTCTGCTGGAAGTTCATGGCTTTATTCAGCTGGTTTTCTCATTTGCTTGTTGTCTTTCTATTGAGAAATCAGCTTGCGGCTGCTCACCATGATGATAATTCAACCATGCTAGCTCTTCAGAAGGAGCTGGTTGGATTCAGCTGGGACGCCAACAACTTAGATTACTGCTCGTGGGCTGGTGTACGCTGCAATTCGAACCGGTCAGTCGAAAGGCTCGAGCTCTCCCGTTGTGATCTCCGAGGTAACATCTCGCTAATTTCCAatctcaaagatttgaagtgggtAGACCTTTCTTATAATAACTTTCATGGGCCTATCCCTTCTGCTTTCGGAAATTTAACCATGCTCGAGTTTCTTGATTTGTCTTGGAACAAGTTCGAAAGCTCGATTCCTTCTCAATTGGGGAGTCTCAGAAACCTCCAATCTTTAAACCTCTCTAACAACCTGCTCTCAAGCAATATACCCGATGAATTGCATGGTCTAGAAAGCTTGCAAGATCTTCAGATGTCTGGAAATAAATTGAATGGGTCTATCCCCTTTTGGGTTGGCAATTTAACCACCTTGAGAGTCTTTGCTGCCTATGAGAATTTCTTAAGCGGCAGGATTCCTGAAAATCTAGGCTCCGTTTCTGAGCTCCAAATGTTGAATCTTCACTCGAACCAGCTAGAAGGACCCATCCCAGACAGCATTTTCGATTCTGGAGAGCTGGAAGTTCTTGTATTGACACAGAATGAGTTGAATGGGAGTCTTCCGGAGTCGGTCGGGAAATGTAGAGGCCTTTCGAATCTGCGGATCGGGAACAACAAGCTTGTAGGAAGTATTCCTGTAGCCATCGGCAATCTCAGTAGCCTAATGTACTTTGAAGCAAATAGCAACCTCCTCTCGGGTGAGATCATTGCAGAGTTGGTGCAATGCTATAACCTCATCCTCTTGAATTTAGCCTCAAATAGGTTGACAGGAACTGTTCCTCCTGAGCTTGGAGAGCTCATGAATCTTCAGGAATTGATTGTTTCAGGCAATAGTCTTGTTGGGGACATCCCAAAATCTCTTTTTAAGTGCAAGAACCTCAGCAAGATCGATCTAAGTGATAATAGATTCAACGGTAGCATTCCCAAAGACATTTGCAACACGTCGAGATTGCAATTTCTGAAtctgggtcagaatctgataagAGGTAGGATACCGAAAGAGATCGGTAACTGTATAAGGTTGCTCGAATTGCAAATGGGCGGAAACCATCTGACCGGTAATATCCCGCCCGAGATTGGTCTGATAAAGAACTTGCAGGTAGCTCTGAATCTGAGCTTCAATCATCTTCATGGGCTGATACCCCATGAGTTGGGGAAACTTGACAAGTTGGTTTCATTGGATGTATCGAACAATCGGCTCACTGGGACCATTCCGTCAGAACTTAAGGGCATGATCAGCTTGATAGATGTTGACTTTTCAAATAATCTGCTCAGGGGCCAGATACCGACTTTTGGGCCATTCCAAAAGAGTCCGAATTCAAGTTTTTCAGGCAATAAGGGGCTCTGCGGAGATCCGTTGAGCTCCTCCTGTGAGAGTTCTTCGCGTTCCAATCGTGGGGCTGACCACCACAATGTTTCATACAAGATTATATTAGCTGTTGTGGGTTCTGTTCTGATGGTTTTCGCTGTGGTGGCCATCGTCATTGTTCTGTTTATGATGAGAGAAAAGCGAGAAATGGTCACCAAAGATCCCGGCGTTGTGGTAGATGGAGCTGTAAGTCCTCCGTCAATAGTAGCAAGCAATGTCTTTGTTGAAAATTTGAAACAAGCCATCGATTTTGAAAGTGCTGTGAAAGCAACTCTGAATGATTCAAATAAGCTATGTGTTGGAACTTTCAGTACTGTTTATAAGGCCGTTATGCCGTCTGGACTGATTCTTTCCGTGAAGAGGCTGAAATCCATGGATCGAACAATAATACATCACCAGAATAAAATGATCAGAGAGCTTGAACGGCTAGGGAATCTCTGCCACGGTAATCTGATGAGGTTGATTGGTTTTGTGATCTGTGAAGATGTTGTTCTCTTGCTGCATTCCTACTTTCCAAATGGAACGTTAGCTCAGCTCCTCCATGATCGTGGTCAAGCTGAATCCGAACCGGACTGGCCAAGAAGACTCTCCATTGCTATCGGAGTAGCCGAAGGATTGGCTTTCCTCCACCATGTTGCAGTTATCCATCTCGATATTTCTTCAGGTAATGTGATCTTGGATGCTGATTTCAACCCATTGGTTGGGGAGATTGAGATATCGAAGCTCTTGGATCCGTCAAGAGGCACAGCGAGCATCAGCGCGGTTGCAGGCTCATTTGGGTACATCCCCCCAG AATATGCATACACAATGCAAGTTACGGTACCGGGAAATGTTTATAGCTTTGGAGTTGTGTTGCTTGAGATCCTTACGTCCCGGTTGCCAATCGAGGAGGCCTTTGGTGAAGGGATGGATCTGGTGAAATGGGTCCACACGGCACCATCGAGAGAGGAGACCCCGGAGCAGATACTAGACTCAAGGCTAAGCACCGTCTCGTTCACATGGAGGAAACAGATGCTTGCGGTTCTGAAGGTGGCCTTGCTTTGCACTGATACCTTACCAGCCAAACGCCCCAAAATGAAGAAAGTGGTTGAAATGCTCATAGAAGTAAATGAAGCCTGA